The following are encoded in a window of Camelus ferus isolate YT-003-E chromosome 20, BCGSAC_Cfer_1.0, whole genome shotgun sequence genomic DNA:
- the TREM2 gene encoding triggering receptor expressed on myeloid cells 2 isoform X1 codes for MEALLLLILLSVTELSRAQNTTVFQGMAGRSLRVFCPYNSLKHWGRRKAWCRQLGEEGLCQQVVSTHPSWLLSFLKRWNGSTAITDDALGGTLTITLRNLQAHDAGLYQCQSLHGSEADTLRKVLVEVLADPLDYQDPGDLWIPEESENFEGTQVEHSISRSLSDEESPFPPTSILFLLACIFLSKLLAASALWAAAWHGQKRRRWPQTSGLDCGHDSGYQLQTLTGLRDT; via the exons ATGGAGGCTCTCCTGCTGCTCATCCTGCTCTCTGTCACAG AACTGTCCCGAGCCCAAAACACCACAGTATTCCAGGGCATGGCAGGCCGGTCCCTGCGTGTCTTCTGTCCCTACAACTCCTTGAAGCACTGGGGGAGACGCAAAGCCTGGTGCCGCCAGCTGGGTGAAGAGGGTCTGTGCCAGCAGGTGGTCAGTACCCACCCCTCGTGGCTGCTGTCCTTCCTGAAGAGGTGGAATGGGAGCACGGCCATCACGGATGATGCCCTGGGTGGCACACTCACCATTACACTGCGGAATCTTCAAGCCCATGATGCTGGCCTCTACCAGTGCCAGAGCCTCCACGGTAGCGAGGCTGACACCCTCAGGAAGGTCCTGGTGGAGGTGCTGGCTG ACCCCCTTGATTACCAGGACCCTGGAGATCTCTGGATCCCCGAGGAGTCTGAGAACTTCGAGGGTACCCAGGTGGAGCATAGCATCTCCAG gagcctttcAGATGAGGAgagccccttcccacccacttccatCCTTTTTCTCCTGGCCTGCATCTTTCTCAGCAAGCTTCTAGCAGCCAGCGccctctgggctgcagcctggcATGGGCAGAAACGGAGGCGGTGGCCGCAGACCAGCGGGCTGGACTGTGGCCATGACTCCGGTTACCAGCTCCAAACCTTGACAG GGCTGAGAGACACATGA
- the TREM2 gene encoding triggering receptor expressed on myeloid cells 2 isoform X2: protein MEALLLLILLSVTELSRAQNTTVFQGMAGRSLRVFCPYNSLKHWGRRKAWCRQLGEEGLCQQVVSTHPSWLLSFLKRWNGSTAITDDALGGTLTITLRNLQAHDAGLYQCQSLHGSEADTLRKVLVEVLADPLDYQDPGDLWIPEESENFEGTQVEHSISRAERHMTEEDPHWRRGLGKVCTDHPSLYTHSLGH from the exons ATGGAGGCTCTCCTGCTGCTCATCCTGCTCTCTGTCACAG AACTGTCCCGAGCCCAAAACACCACAGTATTCCAGGGCATGGCAGGCCGGTCCCTGCGTGTCTTCTGTCCCTACAACTCCTTGAAGCACTGGGGGAGACGCAAAGCCTGGTGCCGCCAGCTGGGTGAAGAGGGTCTGTGCCAGCAGGTGGTCAGTACCCACCCCTCGTGGCTGCTGTCCTTCCTGAAGAGGTGGAATGGGAGCACGGCCATCACGGATGATGCCCTGGGTGGCACACTCACCATTACACTGCGGAATCTTCAAGCCCATGATGCTGGCCTCTACCAGTGCCAGAGCCTCCACGGTAGCGAGGCTGACACCCTCAGGAAGGTCCTGGTGGAGGTGCTGGCTG ACCCCCTTGATTACCAGGACCCTGGAGATCTCTGGATCCCCGAGGAGTCTGAGAACTTCGAGGGTACCCAGGTGGAGCATAGCATCTCCAG GGCTGAGAGACACATGACAGAAGAGGACCCACATTGGAGGAGAGGCCTGGGAAAGGTCTGCACGGACCACCCCAGCCTGTACACTCACTCCCTTGGCCATTAA
- the TREML1 gene encoding trem-like transcript 1 protein isoform X2 has translation MGSKLLLLLLLGLAGQGLAGSLPELLQAPVGSSIQVQCHYRLQDVKARKVWCRFLREGCQPLVSSAVDRRAPASSRVFLTDLGGGLLQVEMISLREEDAGEYGCLVEGHSGPQTVHRVTLNVHPAASGLEEEGEKTHHVGSLADSSSSNPVGSANPLDPSQDEKRPLIWGAVLLVGLLAMAAAVLLAVMAKKKGNRLGQFQSNGVPGTAPSSAVHHISDSGPAADLPLDVPYVRLDSPPSFDNTTYSNLPLDPLPGKPPTPAQSSLPPLPPKAVTYATVVFPGGDKSGGASCEPAQDPPNSQTPPS, from the exons ATGGGCTCCAaactgctcctgctgctgctcctgggacTAGCAG GCCAGGGCTTGGCTGGCAGCCTCCCTGAGTTGCTGCAGGCGCCTGTAGGGAGCTCCATCCAGGTGCAGTGCCACTACCGACTCCAAGACGTCAAGGCTCGAAAGGTGTGGTGTCGCTTCCTGCGGGAGGGGTGCCAGCCCTTGGTGTCATCAGCCGTGGATCGCAGAGCCCCAGCCAGCAGCCGCGTATTTCTCACTGACCTGGGGGGCGGCCTGCTCCAGGTGGAAATGATTTCCCTGCGGGAGGAGGATGCTGGGGAGTATGGCTGCCTGGTGGAGGGACACTCAGGGCCCCAGACTGTGCACAGAGTCACTCTGAACGTGCACCCTGCAG CTTCTGgcctggaagaggagggagagaagaccCATCATGTTGGGAGTCTGGCTGACAGCTCCTCTTCAAACCCTGTGGGCAGTGCCAACCCTCTGGATCCCAGCCAGGATGAGAAGAG ACCCTTGATTTGGGGTGCTGTGCTCCTGGTGGGCCTGCTGGCGATGGCAGCGGCGGTGCTGTTAGCTGTAATGGCCAAAAAGAAAG GGAACAGGCTTGGACAATTTCAGAGCAACGGAGTCCCGGGCACA GCACCCTCCTCGGCGGTCCACCACATCAGTGACTCTGGACCGGCTGCTGATCTGCCATTGGATGTACCATATGTTAGGCTCGACTCGCCACCTTCTTTCGACAATACGACCTACAGCAACCTTCCTCTTGATCCTCTGCCAGGGaaacccccaaccccagcccaatCCTCTTTGCCCCCTCTGCCTCCTAAGGCTGTGACATATGCCACAGTCGTCTTCCCTGGAGGGGACAAGAGTGGAGGAGCCTCCTGTGAGCCAGCCCAGGATCCACCTAATAGCCAGACTCCACCCAGCTAA
- the TREML1 gene encoding trem-like transcript 1 protein isoform X1, whose amino-acid sequence MGSKLLLLLLLGLAGQGLAGSLPELLQAPVGSSIQVQCHYRLQDVKARKVWCRFLREGCQPLVSSAVDRRAPASSRVFLTDLGGGLLQVEMISLREEDAGEYGCLVEGHSGPQTVHRVTLNVHPAASGLEEEGEKTHHVGSLADSSSSNPVGSANPLDPSQDEKSRPLIWGAVLLVGLLAMAAAVLLAVMAKKKGNRLGQFQSNGVPGTAPSSAVHHISDSGPAADLPLDVPYVRLDSPPSFDNTTYSNLPLDPLPGKPPTPAQSSLPPLPPKAVTYATVVFPGGDKSGGASCEPAQDPPNSQTPPS is encoded by the exons ATGGGCTCCAaactgctcctgctgctgctcctgggacTAGCAG GCCAGGGCTTGGCTGGCAGCCTCCCTGAGTTGCTGCAGGCGCCTGTAGGGAGCTCCATCCAGGTGCAGTGCCACTACCGACTCCAAGACGTCAAGGCTCGAAAGGTGTGGTGTCGCTTCCTGCGGGAGGGGTGCCAGCCCTTGGTGTCATCAGCCGTGGATCGCAGAGCCCCAGCCAGCAGCCGCGTATTTCTCACTGACCTGGGGGGCGGCCTGCTCCAGGTGGAAATGATTTCCCTGCGGGAGGAGGATGCTGGGGAGTATGGCTGCCTGGTGGAGGGACACTCAGGGCCCCAGACTGTGCACAGAGTCACTCTGAACGTGCACCCTGCAG CTTCTGgcctggaagaggagggagagaagaccCATCATGTTGGGAGTCTGGCTGACAGCTCCTCTTCAAACCCTGTGGGCAGTGCCAACCCTCTGGATCCCAGCCAGGATGAGAAGAG CAGACCCTTGATTTGGGGTGCTGTGCTCCTGGTGGGCCTGCTGGCGATGGCAGCGGCGGTGCTGTTAGCTGTAATGGCCAAAAAGAAAG GGAACAGGCTTGGACAATTTCAGAGCAACGGAGTCCCGGGCACA GCACCCTCCTCGGCGGTCCACCACATCAGTGACTCTGGACCGGCTGCTGATCTGCCATTGGATGTACCATATGTTAGGCTCGACTCGCCACCTTCTTTCGACAATACGACCTACAGCAACCTTCCTCTTGATCCTCTGCCAGGGaaacccccaaccccagcccaatCCTCTTTGCCCCCTCTGCCTCCTAAGGCTGTGACATATGCCACAGTCGTCTTCCCTGGAGGGGACAAGAGTGGAGGAGCCTCCTGTGAGCCAGCCCAGGATCCACCTAATAGCCAGACTCCACCCAGCTAA
- the TREML1 gene encoding trem-like transcript 1 protein isoform X3, giving the protein MGSKLLLLLLLGLAGQGLAGSLPELLQAPVGSSIQVQCHYRLQDVKARKVWCRFLREGCQPLVSSAVDRRAPASSRVFLTDLGGGLLQVEMISLREEDAGEYGCLVEGHSGPQTVHRVTLNVHPAASGLEEEGEKTHHVGSLADSSSSNPVGSANPLDPSQDEKSRPLIWGAVLLVGLLAMAAAVLLAVMAKKKGNRLGQFQSNGVPGTVRDLCRPPAKLSRPSICLAH; this is encoded by the exons ATGGGCTCCAaactgctcctgctgctgctcctgggacTAGCAG GCCAGGGCTTGGCTGGCAGCCTCCCTGAGTTGCTGCAGGCGCCTGTAGGGAGCTCCATCCAGGTGCAGTGCCACTACCGACTCCAAGACGTCAAGGCTCGAAAGGTGTGGTGTCGCTTCCTGCGGGAGGGGTGCCAGCCCTTGGTGTCATCAGCCGTGGATCGCAGAGCCCCAGCCAGCAGCCGCGTATTTCTCACTGACCTGGGGGGCGGCCTGCTCCAGGTGGAAATGATTTCCCTGCGGGAGGAGGATGCTGGGGAGTATGGCTGCCTGGTGGAGGGACACTCAGGGCCCCAGACTGTGCACAGAGTCACTCTGAACGTGCACCCTGCAG CTTCTGgcctggaagaggagggagagaagaccCATCATGTTGGGAGTCTGGCTGACAGCTCCTCTTCAAACCCTGTGGGCAGTGCCAACCCTCTGGATCCCAGCCAGGATGAGAAGAG CAGACCCTTGATTTGGGGTGCTGTGCTCCTGGTGGGCCTGCTGGCGATGGCAGCGGCGGTGCTGTTAGCTGTAATGGCCAAAAAGAAAG GGAACAGGCTTGGACAATTTCAGAGCAACGGAGTCCCGGGCACAGTAAGAGACCTCTGCAGGCCCCCAGCCAAATTGTCCAGACCCTCCATCTGCCTTGCTCACTGA
- the TREML2 gene encoding trem-like transcript 2 protein, translating to MAPIFLLLLLWLQGPISGDPVGSVYSKVQHFEGETLSVQCSYKNRKNHVEGKVWCKIRRRKCETGFTRVWVQGPRYLLQDDTQAKVVNITMAALRRQDSGRYWCMRNSSGILYPLMGFLLEVSPASTTKRDTPLPEVASILKSGIVVTTGPAPAVGPAAPFTTSPTLFAPGLLTLARPLPSPAPGTIRLTSVAGYSFTDASPSTEGSRRTMGPQTVTAFPSNARASSAGPASTPTKAGHLCTRSPTTSRSLLNQLSPSRHQDSYLIVFVGVLALLPVPVMLIVVYGLWKKRHMGSYSMCHDPARPWRDPSTSLEPPWKAAWSEDT from the exons ATGGCTCCcatcttcctgctgctgctgctgtggctcCAGGGCCCCATCTCAG GTGACCCTGTTGGGAGTGTGTACTCCAAAGTGCAGCACTTTGAAGGGGAGACTCTGTCCGTGCAGTGCTCCTACAAGAACCGCAAAAACCACGTAGAGGGCAAGGTTTGGTGCAAAATCAGGAGGAGGAAGTGTGAGACTGGGTTCACCCGTGTCTGGGTGCAGGGGCCACGCTACTTGCTGCAGGACGATACCCAGGCCAAGGTGGTCAACATCACCATGGCGGCCCTGAGGCGCCAGGACTCGGGCCGGTACTGGTGCATGCGCAACAGCTCCGGCATCCTCTACCCTCTGATGGGCTTCCTGCTGGAAGTGTCTCCAG CATCCACAACCAAGAGAGACACTCCTCTTCCGGAGGTGGCCAGCATCCTGAAGAGTGGGATTGTCGTTACAacaggccctgcccctgctgtgGGCCCTGCGGCCCCTTTCACCACCAGTCCGACGCTCTTCGCACCTGGGCTCCTCACCTTGGCCAGACCCTTGCCCTCTCCGGCCCCAGGGACCATCAGACTGACCTCCGTGGCAGGTTACAGCTTCACTGATGCCAGCCCCTCCACTGAAGGGTCCAGGAGGACCATGGGGCCCCAGACAGTGACTGCATTTCCCAGCAATGCCAGAGCCTCCTCTGCTGGCCCAGCTTCCACCCCGACCAAGGCTGGTCACCTGTGCACCAGATCGCCTACCACCAGCAGATCTCTCCTCAACCAATTATCCCCTAGCAG GCACCAGGATTCTTATCTCATTGTGTTTGTTGGGGTGCTGGCCTTGCTCCCAGTGCCTGTGATGCTGATCGTGGTCTATGGGCTCTGGAAGAAGAGACACATGGGAA GCTACAGCATGTGCCATGATCCTGCCAGACCCTGGAGGGACCCATCTACAAGTCTGGAGCCTCCGTGGAAGGCTGCTTGGTCTGAAGACACTTAA